Part of the Zingiber officinale cultivar Zhangliang chromosome 8A, Zo_v1.1, whole genome shotgun sequence genome, ttaaccaaaaatgaaatttaaaataataattcaaataccaaaaaaaagtaaaaaataaaaataaaaacacaaacaAAATAAAGAAAGCTCCAAGAAAATCTgacaatatttattttttaaataatattttatatttttataattttttttatacatatcgtatgtatttatataaattttgtcattttttttattaatattatatatttttcattataaaaaaattatttagatataatatttaaaatataataataattatataaataaatagcatatcaaaattatatttaaataattaaaaaaataatttaataacttaaagatattattattatttaaccaaaaatgaaatttaaaataataattcaaataccaaaaaaaaaaagtaaaaaaaaaatacaaacaaaataaAGAAAGCTCCAAGAAAATCTgacaatatttattttttaaataatattttatatttttagatttttttatacaTATCcgtttgtatttatttatatcaattttgtcaatttttatttttatttttattaattttatatattttttcattattaaaaagttattttgatataatatttaaaatataataataattatataaataaatatcatatcgaaattatatttagataattaaaaaaataatttatataacttaaagatattattattatttaacaaaaaatgaaatttataaaaataattcagataccaaaaaaaagtaaaaaaataaaaatacaaacaaaataaAGAAATCTCCAAGAAAATCtgagaatatttattttttaaataatattttatatttttagaatttttttattcatatccgtatgtatttatataaattttatcattatttttttttatttttattaattttatatattttttcattataaaaaaattattttgatataatatttaaaatataataataattatataaataaataacatatcaaaattatatttagataattaaaaataatttatataacttaAAGATATTATTATTTAAccaaaaatgaaatttaaaataataatttaaataccaaaagaaaagtaaataaaaataacaatttaaagaaattaaataaagcTCAAGAAAATAGATTTCCTTTTCTTGACTTATCTATTTAACCCCTCTCTGCTTCTCTCTCCTCCCTGCTTTTCCCTCTCTCGATCACCCTCTGCTTCTCTCGCCTCCCCGCTGTTCCCTCTCTCCATCAAGCACCGCCACCCCTCCTCCGCATGGATCGGACTGTCAAGCGGCGAAAGACCTCAGCAGCGGCCGCTTCCGCCTCTGCTGAGGCCGCTGCCGCCTCTTCTGAGGCCGCGGCCGCCTCCGCTAAGGCCGCTGCCGCATCCGCCGGATATATTGCAGACGGCGATGTCAACTCGGATGCCGAACCAGTTGCGGACGCCGTCCCCGTCCCAATCGCCAACCCCGAAGCCGTCCCCGACGCCGTCACCGTCCCCGTCCCCGTCCCTGAAGCCGTCCCCATCCCCGACCTCAATGTTCCGGTCCCCGTTCCCGACCCCGTCCCCGTCCCCGTTCCAGTCGCCGTCCCCATCCCCGACCTCAATCTCCCGGTCCCCGTTCCCGACGCCGTACCCGTCCCCGTTCCAGTCGCCGCCCCCGCTGTCCCGGTTCCCGTTCCCGTTCCCGACGCCGTCCCCGTCCCCGTTCCAGTCGCCGTCCCCGCAGCTCACCCCGCGATCCCGGCTATAGAGATTCAGTACACGTACGACGAAGCAGGGAGACTCACGGCCGTCCAATACATAACAAGGCCAAATGTCTATCTACAGAGCTTGAGGTTTGGCACTGGCAGTGGAGAAAAGAGCGGCTAACTCGTTGGCTTCACTGGTGCGATcattcttgattttttttccttgagGACTTGTTGGCTTCACTGGTGCGATctattcttgatttttttttcttttcttgaggacttGTTGGCTTCACTGGTGCGATgtattcttgatttttttttttccttgaggACTTACTTGTTGGCTTCACTGGTGCGACCTATTCTTGACTAGACATAGACATGacaatacaatacaatacaatacaatacaTCAATGAACTTTTTTGCCATAGGTATTAAAGTAGTTTAATTTGTGTCGAGCTCAAGTCTGACATAAAGTGGCTCGTAGTCTTATTTTACTCTCAGTTCCACGAGCCCTAATTCGCCGCCTGCCCTAAACCCCGCTGGCCGAAGCGCGTCATGATCGCCGACGCCGCTGGCAGGTCGATCCTCCGCTCGCCTTGCCTCAGGGGTGCTGCCTCGAGATCCGGATCAGTGCGGCCTTCCCTGTTTCGCTCCGTCCCAAAGCAGAGGCATCCGTCTGCGGCCGTTCGCTTCCACAGGTGTCCGCCAGCGGCTCGCGATCCCttcctttctttctcttctttgcgTAAGATTAATTTCTTTCGGATTGTTAAGGTCCCCCGTCGAGGCGAGCTTCTGTGTGGAATCGATGTTGCCGATGCACAATGCCACGGCTTCTGCGTTGATGACGTCGATGCTCACGATTTCGCGCAGGGGTTGTGGGTGGCTGTCGGAAGGTTTGTCCTGTGATTTTCTTTCAATTGGTTGAATTCGTTAATTCTCGTTGATTTGTTTATCTAAAACAATCTTGTAACATAGAAGCATATGTGTTCGTTTGCTTCATCTGCTGTCGACAAAATAGCGATGcatattctttattttcttattgTGACCATTGCTTGACAAACAATTTATAAACCCATAATAAGGACTCTACTTATTGAAGCAAATTAAATcgataaagaaataataaataaatttaaatgcatTACCTATCCTATGTGTTTTATTTGTCAAGTAGCattaaattttgttttttaattgGACGGGGTAATCAGCAGCAGTGTTCTCCAAAACTAGCTCACTTTAATTTGAGTGCTGGTAGAAAGGAAATCTTTGGTTATAGTAGAAACACGTCAAAAGGTAGTTCACTGGATTGATTTAATACCCAAGTGCTTCCAACTTTTCAATAGGAATGTAACTAATTTTACTAATGTcaaatttctcaaaatttatGGGTTTTTTTTTATATTCCAATTCATCTCTAATTGACTATATAAAGGAACTCACTACAGTTTGATTGAAATGTAATTGTCAACTTTCTAAGGAACAAACAAATCTTCAACTTGATGGCCAGAATCTAATTTTTCTTCTGCTCTGCAGGTAATTGCGCCTATTACTAGTTGTAACAGCCTATCTGTTTTGTCTTCTCTTTTAAGATGTTTGGTGAGACCATTTTGACGGGTTCTTTCATTTCATTTTGTTATCCAACATTCTTCCCTGTCTCAATTTCACTTAATTCAATCACATCACTTCTGGTTCTATGATTGTATTCCTTTTCCTTTTGTGTGAGCCAATTAGCAGCATACTGATTTTTCTTCATTCAACCAGCTGCGATTGATGATGTGTGACAATTACTAGGTGGAGTCTAGCAAGTTAGTTACTGATGTTCTCACATACACAGGTTGGCATATGTTCTTTTGAGCCTCTTGTTAATATTCTCTTTTGAATCTGATTGATTCGACCAAGTCGTGTCAGAGTTGAGTCAATTGTAAGATGATGCGACAAACATGGATGCCCTTGAGCATGACTTCTCTATAAATATGTAGATTAAGTATGCAAATGGAATATGAGATTGTATTAGCACAATGAAATTTCTCATATGAAGTTTATGCTTTCCACAATCTTACCTAGATACTATATTACTACTTTAAAGCCACTTTTGAGAATGAtgcaacaaaaatattttattcaCATGGCTCATAATAAGGACACACCCAGAAACACTcttatttttttctaatattttaattAACAACCACAGGATGCTTaaaaaatgatttatttatttttatcataaTGTTGCTGTTGTCAGTGACTTGCTGCCAATTTTGCAAAATAAAAATCATGGCAAGTTGTTCATATGGAGAATTCATGGAACTTGCACATACTCACCATAAATGTTTGCTTCCATGTGTGATTTGGTGTTTTGTTTGTGATATTCCATTTCAATGAGACTTGCCTTGAAGCTTATTCATATATGATCCAAACCTTCCATTTTTGTTTGGATGTGCTTTGCTTTGCTTCCTTAAAAGTTTAAGCCCCTTCCTCTAATGGAACTCTATTTGTTAGGTTAGTCAATTGCACCAATGCATTTCGGAGTCATTAGCAAAATACAGCTAGTGTTTCCTTCACTTGCATTGGGCTTCAGCCTTCAGATTGATGGCATGCTCTAATACTTAGGCTCTTCTTACCCTCTTGGTACTTGTGTTAGATACAAAAACTTAGACATTGATACTAATGAACAATTGGTACCCCTATTGTTCACtagtaaaatttttagaaatagcTATGTCGGATTTGCAGTGCCTCGAGTAATATAGATGGCATGTCGCTTTCAATGGATATATTGCTTTGTGTGCTTGGTCTTGCTGATTCTTTCATGCCTGTCATAATGTCTCCATCATGAACTCATAACATAACTGTAACATGGATATCTGTGATCTACAGAAGGATCAGAAAAACTGTTAGTGTTGCATTTACGTGTCAACAAGAATGTTTATTTTTAACTCGTCATTCAATTCAATCCCTCACCCCAAAACTTATTAACCTATATCTGGTCAAACTTAATAGTTTGTAGATATTTCCTGTACTGATGTCTTGTATGTATATCAGCTAGCAATGAGGATGTATGATGGTTCACAAGCGGATCAAAGCAATACTTTGGTCAAAAACAACCAATACGTTTAGAGAGTCAGCCATCATTGTGGAAGGATTAAATTAACACTCGTGAGCATCAGATAGATGAACCAAATATTCAATTGTTTTTCCCCGAGTTATGAACTTTAAATGAGGATAATGTATGATCTCCACGCTGCAGTGTGTTGCTCATGAAATAAAAATGCTTCTTACCTTTTTCTATTCAATCAACTTGTATAGCATTTTCACTGATTGTCTCTCTACCGTTCCATTTCCTCAATATGTTGACAGTTTCATTTCTAAGCATTATAAACATTTTAGCACTATGTTTGTTTGATCTTGTGTGAAAGGTTATTCCTGATGCCATTTCTGCAGTGGTCGAGTCATTTATTCAAATCAAGGAGATTTTGTTCAATGTAGCTTTCGACATTCTTGATGTTCTTTTTTATCATTTTGATTAGAGCTTAGATACTTGATTCTTTATATTGTAGATGGATGAGTTGTAGATTCGGATTTTCGAGGGGCAATGCACGGGTGCAGATCTTTAATTTAGATTGCTGTTGGAGATGGATTGCAATACTCGTGACCATATTTTTCGCTTCATTTCTTCTCGACCTTCTTGTAGCTTGACATTAAACTGTCTAATAATTTACAACTTGTCAAGATGTAGCATTTATGAATTCTTGTCCGGAATCTATATAACTTGTGCTCAAGGCAATGTGAGAATTTATGTGCCCACCTATTTATCTTTTCTGTCAAAACAAGTCTGTTCTCCTAAAGTTACAGAAAACGTTTCGTCCATAttttcatattaaataatttagtgTTAGATAAATTCAAGTAACGGTCAATTCTCTTTGAGATCGAGCTTAGAATATAATGTTCTTGTTATTTATCACTGATCGGAAAGAGCTCGGAGGAGCACAAAATTTATTAGTCGATCTTCAAACAGAGCGTGAATTAGAGACACGAGTTCAATCTATTTGCCAAACATTGCTTCACAAATGTCCTCAAATGCTTCGAGGATGACCTGACGGTGTCGGCTGGAGTTCAGCTTGAGGTACGAGTGGAGGAGCTGCTCCAGGTCTCGGGCCCTGCTCATGCCGCGCTCCACGATCATCTCCACCATGGAGCTCCTGAAGTCGCCGTAAGGGTCGGTGGACCGCTTCACCACCGGGAATCCTCCCGCGTTGCCTTCGCCGGCGAGATGGAGAGCAATGGCCGGAGTTCCGTCGTCGTCGAATGCGCCGCGTGCCTTCGCGGCGGACGTCGTGTGGACTTCAAGCTCTTGCTACTAGTGctcttgttcttcttcctcttgctgtgGTGGTAGAATTCGGAGGAGTCGGAGGAGAAGCTCTTGGACGAGAACAATGTAGTTCTCGATTCCTCCtcgtcctcctcctcttcctcgctCCTGAAGAGATCGAGCTCGTCCTCGTTTAATGAGTCCGAGGAAGAAGAGTAGGGGAAGCTCTTTCTCTGACCAAAAGGTACCTTGCGCCTCTCTCTTTTAGTTTCCCCCCGGGGCCCGGCTTCCACTTTCTGTCCTCCTTGCCGATCGAGGGGAGCAACGGCTCGGAAGTTTCGACCGACCGACGATTGCGGCAGTTGATGGAGACATGCACGACCGGAGCGACGCAGCGGCGCTGCCGGATGTCGGCGGGAAACGACCAGTAGTGCTGGTCGAGCTTACAACGGTCATTCCACCCGTGGTTGACCGTCTCCGGCAGACGCGTCGCCGGAGGCTTGGTCGCGGCGGCGACGTTGGCGGCGGTGGAGCAGGAGGAGGCGAGCAGCATCCGTGCGAAGCGCTGCTTCAGCTTGCTACTACTGCTTTTACTGACCGATTTCTCCATTTGAGACGGTTGTTAGAAGATGAACAAGAAGACGATATTTATATCAGAACTTTGACGGGGTAGAATCGGTGCTTGGATTTGGATTGTCTCGCTCGTGACCTTCTTTAAGCTCCCCTACCGAATAATTATTCCGTGACGTCAACACGCGACGGGTGCAATCCAATCAGTCGAGTCGTATCTGAACAATAAAAGTTTAGTAGACGAAGCAACGTAACAACGGTCTGTCGGCAAATAAACATTGTTTGATGCGTTCTTCTTGTAGGTTGCGTTGCCAATGGAGAGGCATTCAGATGCCTTCTCGTTTTGCCAAGAACGCTGTTGCTACGTCCTTGTCTTGCACGATGGCCACTTCTGTAAGCAGACAAAGCAATTGAAACTGGGGGGCAAACACTGTCCATCTGTTCCCAAGTACAAGCTCTCCCTGTTGGAAAAAGGAAGAGAATGCATGCACGCAAAGATTGGTGACGAAGATAAGTAGCAGTAGCAAGCCAAGGGGAAGTGGACAGGCATAAATGCGATCTAGTGCTGTGGTTGCTGCTTACTCCTGACACGGAGTGGAGGCGATGTAAGTGCGGTGTCGTTATTTTGTAGCAATTGGACTCTTGTGTCACAGTCACAGTGGTAGACTTCTCTTCTCATTTCTTTTGACTTTGTAGACGATGTGTGGGACCTATTGAAAGATCTGTTGTCATCCATCCCAGCTAATGTTAGGTTAGAGCTATAAAATTAGACACAACCCTAATCATATACAATTCTCAGTGGACTTTTAGGAAAATCGATAGTGATTTGAAAATGgagaaaatagttttgaaaataacttttatCTGTTCTCATTTCTAATGATGTGTTTTCACGTGAACACTTAGAACGAGAAAAATAGAGATGCACTTATTCATGTGGATGGTTCAGCTCCGGTCAGCGCCGGAGAGGGCGTCCACATTGCTGTGGCAGTACCAAGTGCCAAGGAGAGTGGAGAGAAATACCAGTCGGGAGATTTCCCTCGTATCCGAGTGGAAGTTGAGTGGTGATAGCGTAAAGGTGGATAAGAAAAATGAGGAAGAATGTTGACgaaaatatattttcttattgcaACAACTTTGATAGTGAACTTTTTGTTGGAATTTTGGTGGATTGATTAGAAAATAAGAATATAGGAGAAATTTTGTAAGAAAATATAAGGATGGATAGATTCTATGAATAGGAACGTTTACTTCTTGTTATTTGATAAtgattatgtttttatttatatatttagatTCATGTTTCCATGTCCTTTTACCATTAATACAtcacaaaacaattaatttttattattttttatactaATGACTATTGTCAAGTTAAGTTGTTCTTGACATTATTCTTGCATAGTTGAAGAAATCAATTTGTCTTTGAAATAAATTTACATGTCAACATTTGTCCTCCCCCCTCCCTTCCTTAAACTTGTTTTTCCTTGAACAATCCAATAAATTCCTTAGGTATTgaaaaactttcatttttagaAGTTTTGTAAATATATCAGCTTGATTCCACATGAagtaattctaatttttattttacttaataTACTTCTTATGAAATGAAAGTGAGTATTGATATGCATGCTTAGATCTTTCATGATGAACTAGGTTTCTTTGCTAAAACAATTGCCGGTCTATTATCCACATAGATTTTGGTCGTAACTTCTTGTTGCAATCTAAGGTCTTAGAGTAATTTCTTTAACCAAATAGCATGGCAAATACAAGAGGTTACAACAATATACTTAGCTTCACAAGTTGATAGAGCAACAATTGATTGTTTCTGTGAAGACCAAGTGAATGCA contains:
- the LOC122011986 gene encoding tetra-peptide repeat homeobox protein 1-like — protein: MDRTVKRRKTSAAAASASAEAAAASSEAAAASAKAAAASAGYIADGDVNSDAEPVADAVPVPIANPEAVPDAVTVPVPVPEAVPIPDLNVPVPVPDPVPVPVPVAVPIPDLNLPVPVPDAVPVPVPVAAPAVPVPVPVPDAVPVPVPVAVPAAHPAIPAIEIQYTYDEAGRLTAVQYITRPNVYLQSLRFGTGSGEKSG
- the LOC122011987 gene encoding protein NUCLEAR FUSION DEFECTIVE 6, mitochondrial-like isoform X1, which encodes MIADAAGRSILRSPCLRGAASRSGSVRPSLFRSVPKQRHPSAAVRFHRSPVEASFCVESMLPMHNATASALMTSMLTISRRGCGWLSEGNCAYY
- the LOC122011987 gene encoding protein NUCLEAR FUSION DEFECTIVE 6, mitochondrial-like isoform X2, producing the protein MIADAAGRSILRSPCLRGAASRSGSVRPSLFRSVPKQRHPSAAVRFHRSPVEASFCVESMLPMHNATASALMTSMLTISRRGCGWLSEDG